TTCGGGTGCCGCGGTATCGTCGAGCGGCCGCGCGACGAGCCACCAGTTTCGAGCTTTACCGTGGTAGCAGTTAACGATTCCGGTCACCGGGGCGGTCGGTCACCGGCGCGAGGTCGGGCGTGCGTCGCAACGACGTACGCGTTCGGTGTCGTCGCCCCCTGCGGCCGGGGCGAGCGCCGGACCGTAATCTGTTTACACCGGCCCACGGAATCTCGGGTGTATGACCGTCACCATCGTCGGTTCGCAGCTCGGCGACGAGGGGAAGGGTGGCATCGTCGACGTGTACGGCGCCGAGGCCGACGTCGTCGTTCGCTACCAGGGCGGCGACAACGCCGGCCACACCGTCGTCCACGAGGGCGAGGAGTACAAGCTCTCGCTCGTGCCGAGCGGCGCGATCCGCGGCAAGGTCAACGTGCTCGGCAACGGCTGCGTCGTCAACCCCCGCACGCTGTTCGACGAACTCGACGCCCTCCGCGAGCGCGGTCTCGACCCCGACGTGCGCGTCGCGGAACGCGCCCACGTCATCCTGCCGTACCACCGCCTGCTCGACGGCATCGAGGAGGAAGTCAAGAGCGAGGACGACGACGAGATCGGGACCACCGGCCGCGGCATCGGCCCGACCTACGAGGACAAGGCCGGCCGCCGCGGCGTCCGCGTCGGCGACCTGCTCGACCCCGAGGTGCTCCGCGACCGCCTGGAGTACGCCGTCCCGCAGAAGCGGGCCTTAGTCGAGGACGTGTACGGCCTCGACGTCGAGGACATCGAGGACCCCGAGGCGCTAAATCTGGAGGCGCTGTACGATGAGTTCGCCGGCCACGGCGAGCGCCTCGCCGAGGAGGACATGACCGTCAACGCCGGCGACTTCCTCGCCGACCGGCGGGCCGACGGCGACAACATCATGTTCGAGGGCGCGCAGGGCACCGTCCTCGACATCGACCACGGTAACTACCCGTTCGTCACCTCCTCGAACCCGACCGCGGGCGGCGCCGCCGTCGGCTCCGGCGTCGCCCCGAGCGTCGTCGGCGACGGCGAGGTCGTCGGCATCGTCAAGGCCTACCTCTCGCGGGTCGGCAGCGGCCCGATGCCGACCGAACTCGGCGGCGTCCCCGGGGACACCCCCGGCTACGACGGCGACCCCGACGACCCCGAGACCGAGCGCGAGGAACTGGCGACCTACATCCGCGAGGCCGGCGGCGAGTACGGTACCGTCACCGGCCGTCCGCGCCGCGTGGGCTGGCTCGACGTGCCGATGCTGCGCCACGCCGCCCGCGTCAACGGCTTCACCGGTCTGGCCGTCAACCACGTCGACACCCTCGCCGGACTCGACGAGGTGAAGGTCGGCCACACCTACCGACTCGACGGCGAGGAGCTCGACACGATGCCTCCGACCACGGAGCGGTGGGCCGACTGCGAGGCCGAGTTCCGCACGTTCGACGGCTGGGAAGAGTGCGACTGGACCGCCGTGGCCGACGAGGGCTACGGCGCGCTGCCCGAGAACGCGAAGACCTACCTGGAGTACCTCGAAGCCGAACTCGACGCCGACGTGTACGCCGTCGGTGTCGGCCCCGGTCGCGAGGAGACCGTCGTCCGCGAACACCCCTTCTGAGTCGGTTCGGCTCCGGACTCCTCGGTCGGTCGGGGCCGGGCTGGACCCGTGCAATATTTTCCGCTCCGCGAAAGCTACTTGTTCCGTCGCGCCGGCGTGCGTATGTGTAGCAAAGGCACACGGAGTCCCGCCGGAGTACCGGACGCCAGAGCACCGACCGGTCGGGCAGTGGTGGGCCGCGACCGGAGTCACGCGAGGATACAGTGTCAGCACACGACTCACCGATACGGCGGAGCGTCGAGGTCGAGTACTGGGTGATAGACGAGGCGGGCCGGCTGACGACGCCGGGGTCGCTCGTCGAGGCGACACCGGGTGCCGAACGCGAGTTCGTCGAGCCGCTGCTGGAGATCAAGACGACGCCCTGCGAGACGACGGCGGCGCTGCGCGACGAGCTCCGCGAGCGCGTGACCGCGGTCCTCGACCGCGCCGACGAGGTCGGGAAGGGGCTCGTCCCGCTCGCGACGCCGGTCCACGCCGAGGAGATCGCGGAGATCCCGTCCGACCGCACGCGCGTCCAGAACCGGGTCGTCGGCTCGGACTTCGAGTACGTCCGCCACTGCGCCGGCACGCACGTCCACGTCGAGCAGCAGCCGGGACTCGCGGTCGACCAGCACAACGCCTTCGTCGCGCTCGACCCCGCGCTGGCGCTGGTCAACTCCTCGCCGTACTTCCGGGGCCAGCGCCTCGCCGCGGGCGCCCGGTCGAAGCTCTACCGCTGGATGGCCTACGACGACCTGCCCCACCAGGGGCGGCTGTGGCCGTACGTCGACGACCGCGAGGAGTACACCCGCCGGCTGGAGCGGCGCTACGAGGACTTCGAGACGGCGGCCATCGACGCGGGCGTCGAACGCCGCGCGGTCGCCCGGCACTTCGACCCCGAGAGCGCCGTCTGGACGCCCGTCCAGTTCCGCGAGGCGTTCTCGACCGTCGAGTGGCGCTCGCCCGACGCCGCGCTCCCCAGCGACGTGGTCCGCCTGGCCGACAGGCTCGCCGCGCTCGTCGGCCGCCTCGACGAGGTCGACGTGCGGATCGAGGGCGACCGCGGCCGGGTCGGTCACGACGAGATCGTCCTGCCGGAGTTCGACGCCGTCATCGGCTACGTCAACGACGCGATCCGGGACGGGATGGCCTCGGAGTCGGTCCGGGCGTACCTCGCCCGGATGGGCTTCGACGTCTCCGCCTACGACCCGGTGGCCCACGAGATAGACGGCCGGGCGACGGTCTCGCGGGACGCGACCCGTGATATCAGGCTCGAACACGCCGACCGACTCGCGGCCGACGTTCGCCGGGTCGGACCGCTCGTCGGCGACTGACCGGGCTGCCGCGGACGACCGACCGCACTGCCGCGGGCGACTGACCGCACTGCCGCGGGCGACTGACCGCACTGCCGCGGACGACCGCGCCGTTCGACCGGCGGACGCCCGCCTACGCGTGGTGGTGGACCCAGTCGGTGAACTCGACGAACGACGAGCCGCCGCAGCCGCCGCAGGACGCCGGCGGCTCGAAGCTGTGGTCGCCGCCGGACTCGTGGATCGGGGTTCCGGCGTGGACGACCTGACACCGCTCGCAGACGTATCGTCTCGGTTCCTCGGGGACGTGTACCATACGAGACCTACCGACGTGAGTGCGATAGCGTTGTTGCCGGCACCTCCCGGTCGGTCGAACGCGACGGGTTCGGGGCCGCTCGCCGTCCGTCCGGCACGCTTTTTTGCTCCCGTTCCGGAGAGACGTGCATGAAAGGGGACCTGCTGGACATCGTCTGCTGCCCGCTGGACAAACACGACCTCGAACTCGACGCGACCGAGCGCGAGGACGGCGAGATCGTCACGGGGACGCTCACCTGCACCGAGTGCGGCGAGGTCTACCCGATCGAGGACGGCATCCCGAACCTGCTGCCGCCGGACATGCGCGACGAGGCGCCGGCCTGAGCGCGCGACGGCCCTGAACCTTTTTCTACCGGCCGCGCCGACTGACGGACGTGCCAGGGGATACGCTGCCCGTCCACGTCAACCGGGACTCGCTCCACGCGGTTGAGGTGCCCGACGCCTTCGAGACGGACGGGTCGTTCGACATCGGCGTGGTCAACCACGGCGGGTCGGTCCACGTCCACCTCCACCTCGACGACGACCTCTCCGAGATCGCGTCGGTCGAGGCCAGTAACCACTTCGTCGACAGCGAGAGCCAGCGGACGGTCCACGTCAGCGTTCGGGGCGCGGGCGAAGCGACCGGAACCCTGAAGATCGCCTCCGCCTACGGCGCCGAGACCCGCTACGTCACCGTCCGGATCACCGAACCCGACGAGGAGGAGTCCACCGTCGAGGTCGACGAGTCCCTCTCACAGCCCCAGCCCCGCGAGCCCGACTCCGGCGGCGACGGCGCCGCGGGCGCCGCGCTCGCCGCCAGCCCGCAGCTGGTCGTCCTCGCGCTCGGCGTCGTCGCGCTGGGCGTCGCCGCGGCCGTGGCCCTGCTCGTGGACGAGATCGTCGTCGTCGCCGGCGCGCTCGCGGTGCTGGTCGGCGTCGTCGTCGCCGTCTACATCGCGCTCGCCGGCGACTAACTACCGGAGTCGGCCGAGCGCGCGGCTATCCGCTCGCTTCCTCGTCCGCTTCGTCCTCGTCGGCCGACCGCTCCTCGGCCCCGCCGGCGTCCGCACTCCCGGCGTCGTCGTCCGGCTCGGTCGGGACGCCCGAGAGGTTCCCCTCGTCGTCGAAGCGCTTGGCGCGCAGGAATCGCGCGCGGTAGCGGTTGGCGTCGTCTTTCACGTCGGCCTCGCGGATATCGTCGCTCCGCCCGTCGGCGACGGCGCCGACGATCTCCTCGATCTGTTCCTTCTCGCTCGGCGTGAGTTCGAACTCGTACGTCCGGGACTCCTCGCCCTCCAGTTTCGTCCAGCGGCGGGCCGCGGAGATGACGACCGAACAGGGCTCGCGGCAGGGGAACTCGCCGTCGCCGCCGTCGACGTCGAGGTCGGTCTCCTCGTCGTACTGCCACTCCCGACGCTTGAGACACTGGGAGTCGTCACAGCAGGCCTCGGCGACCCAGTCGACGTGTTCGTGGCCCTCGCCGCGGTCCCAGGTCCTGACGACGCCGTAGATGCCGCTCTGCCGGTCGACGGTGTCGCGCCAGTGGGAGACATCGAGCGCGCCTTCCCGCTCGCGGTGCCAGTTGGCGACCGTCGCCGGGTAGACGTACTCGACGGCGGTGACCAGATCGGCCGGCCCCAGACCGGAGAAACGCCACCCGGTCTGCAGGGTCGGCGCGGTCTTGAGCGGGCGGTAGCGGCCCCGGTCGTCGTGTTTGGTGATCTCCCGGGCGTCCAGCGGGTCGTCGTGGTCGTCGAGGTCGGCAGGGTCGGCGTCCGCGTCGTCGACGTGTCGGAGGTCGTAGCGGCGACTCCCGGTGTCGTCGGCGGTCGCGGTGATCCGCAGCTGGCCCCACTCGCGGGTGACGCCCGCCGCCAGCGCGTCGTAGCGGTCGGGGACGCGCTCGTCGTCGGCGCGTTCGAGCCAGCGGAGAAAGGCCCACCGCTCGGCCGCCTGGGGCGCCTCGGCGTGCCAGAAGTACCAGTTGGTGACGTGGGCGGCGTAGTCGGCGGCGGCGTCGTCGATGTCGTCGCCGTGGACGACCCGCTTCGACCCCTCGTCGGTGGCGAGGACGTACCCCTCGCCCTCCGTCTCGGCCGCGAACCCGTCGAACTCGATGCCGTCCGCGGCGGCCTCGGCGACCGCCGACACCTGTGCCGGGTCCACCTGCGCGTTCATACGCGAAGCGAGGGACCGGCTCGGAATAAAGCCCTCCGTCTGCGACGATCGGTGCCGGGTCCGATCGCGGGCTTCGGTGCGGTCGGCGCGCGGTCGGAGTCGGGTGCGGTCGGGACCGGTCACCGACGCGGCACCCACAGCCCGTAGAGGATACAACAGAGGCCGACGATCGTCGCCAGATCGGCGGCCAGCGCCAGCGCGGTCCGGACGGTCGACCGCAGGCCGGGCGCGAACGTCGCGACCGCGTCGAGGGCGGCGAAGCCGCCGAACAGGACGCCCGGCGTCCAGAACGCGACGAGGAAGCCCGCGGCGACGAACAGCATCGGAAGGCTCTCGTTGCGGCGATATCCGCGGTAGGCGACGTAGCCGACGGCGAACCCGAGGACGGCGATGACGGCGGTCGTGACTCCCGGAACCAGCCCGTCCGCGGTCGCCGCGAAGTGTAGTGGTGCGGTCATCTCAGGTCCTCCACGAACTCGGTGAAGCGGTCGGCCATCCGCCCGCGGCGGGTGAGCCGTATCTCGAAGCCCTCGTCGGTGAGGTCGACGACGGCGCGGTCGAGCGTCGCGGTGTACACCTTGTAGTGGTGGCCCTCGGCGTCGGCGCGGGTCTGCTCGGCGACCAGGTCGGCCTCGCGCAGCGTCTCCAGCCGGCGGTAGACCGTCGGGCCGGACACCGAACAGCGCTCGGCGAGGTCCTCCGCCGAGAGCGCCTCGGCGGCCGTGGCTTCGAGGATCGTCCGCGCGCAGTCGTCGCCGAGCAGCGACGCCACGGTGTCGACGTCGGTGTCCTCATCCACACGTATCCACCGTCCCCTCGGAGTGTCAAGCCAGTGGCTCGACTTCACTCGATGAAGCCGCGGCTACCCCCTTAACTGGTTCGGCCCGGTAGGTGAGAGCGCAATGGTCGCAATCGACGAAACCACCCTCGGCCTCGCGTTCGCCGTCCTCGGCGTCGTGTTCTCGATCGCGTGGCTCGCGCTCGGGCTGTACGGCATCAACTCCCTCCGGGAGATCCGGTCGGCGCTCGCCGACGACGACGCGGACGGTAACGGCTCGTAGTCCGTCCGCTCAGTCGTCCGCGGGCTCCGCGCTCCCGGTCTCGTTCCGCACGCGCTCGACGGCGTCGGCCACGTCGGCGCCGGCGTCGGCGGCCCGTTCGAGCACCACGTCGGCCATCAGCGGTTCGGTCCCCACGGCCCCGGAGTACCAGATCCGGTGGCCGTCGACCTCGGCCGGAGTCGACCAGCCCTCGCGGTAGTCGTCGGTCAGCCCCATGTCCTCGGGGATGTCCTCCTGGGTGTGGTAGCCGTCGGCGATGAAGAGCGGAACGACGACCACGTCCTCGCTCTCGAAGAAATCGGTCACGTCGTCGACCTCCGGGTCTTCATCCATGAACAGCGCCTTCACCTCGTCGAACCGGTCCATCTCGCGGATGCGGTCGGCGTGGTACTCGATTGCCTTCGCGGAGTTCTCGTTGCGCTCGGTGCCGTGGCCGACGACGGCCAGGCCGAACCCGTCGCCCACGCCGGGGTCGCCGGTCACCGACTCCGCGCGGCGGACGATCACGTCGCTCATCGCCTCGTGCGTGCCGACCGGGCCGCAGTAGTGGACCGTCTTGTCCACGTCGGTCGGCCGGAGCGTCGCGTGGGTGGCGCTGGTGCCGTCGGAGTCCCACGCCTCGGGGTCCCACTCGTCGAGGCGCAGCTCCCGGGGGATGACCTCCTCGGTGAAGTAGCCCTCCGAGACGAACAGGGGGACGACGTACACCTCGTCGCTCTCGACGGTCCGGAGGACTTCGCGGAAGGAGGGCTCCTCCTTCCAGAACCCTTCCCGTACCTCGTCGAAGGCGGCGGTCGCGCGGATGGTGTCTGCGTGGTCGAACGTCGGCGCGCTCGACCCCGCGTTGAGGTGCGAGCCGTGTGCGACGATGACGAGCGCTTCCATACCCGCGCGTACGGACGAATCCCCCAAAGGGGTGTCGTTGGCTCGCTCCGAGAGGCAGCCCCGGACGCCGCTCGCCCGGGGGATTTTTCGCGGCCGGCGTCCATCCGGCGGGTATGACACTCGCCGCGGACACCCGCGAGGCCGTCCGGCGCCACCCGTTCCTCTACGACGCGCTCCGTGCGCGCGTGGTCAACTACACCGCCGTCGCCCGCTTTCTCGATGTCGAGGGCGAGACCGACGCGGTCGTCGCCGCGCTCCGCCGGTTCGCCGAGGACCTGCCCGACTACGAGCGGCCCGGCGACTCCCCGCCGGTGAGCATGCGGAGCGGCCTCGGCGAGGGCGACCCCGCCGACGCCGTCCTCGCGGTGGGCGACCTCGCGCTCGTCCCCGACGGGGGGTCGCTCACGGCGATCACCGCCGGCGGCGAGGCCGACGCCGCGGGGCTCCGGCAGGTGCTCGGCCGGCTGGAGACCGCCGAGGTGTCCGTCGAAGCGGCCGCGGCGGGCGGCGGGTCGCTCGTGGTCGTGGTCGGTCGACGGGACGGTGCCGACGCGGTGCGCGCGGTGGAGGACGCGCTCGCGGCGTAGGCCGCCGCTCGAACGCCATCCGTAGATTTAACACGGATATTCGGTATTGTGAGTGACGTGTCGACGACGACGATCAGGGGCACGGTGGGCGGCCTCGGACGACGGGCGAACCCCGCGTTCGCGGTCGCGGTCGTCTTCCTGCCGCTCGCCGCCCTCGGGTACGCGCTCACGGTCGCATCGGTCCAGAACCACACCTACGTCCACGTCATGGCGGGCGTGCTGTGGACAGGTACCGATATCTTCATCGGCGCCGTCCTCGGCCCGGTCGTCGGCGGCCTCGACGACGAGCAGAGCGCCGCCGTCTTCCGGCGGCTGACCCCCAAGACCGCCTTCTTCCTCCCGTCGCTCGCCACCGTCACCATCGCCTCCGGGCTGGCGCTCGCCCAGCGGATCGGCGTGTTCACCCACGCCGAGCCCTGGCTCGCGCTCTTTACCGCCGCGAACCTGATCCCGACGCTGCTGTTGATCGGCACGCGACTCGACTGCTACCGCGACCGCCGCTGGCAGGCCGTCTTCGCCGTCGCGACCGTCGGGTCGCTGGCCTGGGTCGCGACCACCATCGGCGAGTTTCAGATGACTCGGCCCACCGTCGTGATCGCGCTGGTCATCGTCACGATCCTGACCGTTCAGGGCTTTGGCTTCCTGATGCCCGGCGAAGTCCGGATGTACATGGAGATGATCTCCGCAGACCCCGACGCCTCGGTCATCGCTTCGATCGGCAAGCAGAACGCCATGCTCGGCGCCGTTCAGGGCGCCTTCCAGTTGCTGCTCATCCTCGACATGGTGTACATGACACAGGGCACCATCCCCTGGGTCCCGTTCCTCGGGTGAGCGGGCGTCGGGAGCCGACGACCCACCGCGCGAGGCCGCTTCACGGCGCTTCGCGCCGGCTCCCGGTTCGCATCGAGGTCCCGCCGGCCGCGCCTCGCACCGCCCGACAGCGCGCGCCGCACTGCGACGACCCCGCCGGGAGACGAACCACCGCTCACCGCCGACACAGCCTTTATTCTCGCCGCCGGCAATATTTGCGTATGGACTTCACCCTCCCCGAGGAACACCGGATGATCCGCGAGACGGTGCGGGAGTTTTGCGACGCGGAGATCGAGCCGATCGCCCAGGAGATCGAGGACGAACACCGCTTCCCCGCGGAGGTGTTCGACGAACTCGCGAAGCTGGACGTGATGGGCGTCCCGGTGTCCGAGGAGCACGGCGGTCTCGGCGGCGACCAGCTGATGTACGCGCTCGTGACGGAGGAACTGGGCCGGGTGTCCGGGTCGATCGGGCTCTCCTACGCCGCACACGTCTCGCTGGCGAGCAAGCCCATCGAACTGTTCGGCACGGCGGCCCAGAAGGAGCGGTGGCTCGAACCGCTCGCGACCGGCGAGCGGCTGGGGTCGTGGGCGCTCACGGAGCCGGGGTCGGGCTCGGACGCCTCGGACATGGACACGACTGCCGAACGGGACGGCGACGAGTGGGTGATCGACGGGACGAAGCAGTTCATCACGAACGCGAACGTCGCGGGCTCGGTGCTCGTGAAGGCCGTGACCGAGCCCGAGGCGGGCTACGACGGGATCTCGACCTTTATCGTCGACCCCGAGGACGACGGCTTCGAGGTGACGACGGTGTGGGACAAGATGGGCCTGAACGCCTCGCCGACCTGCGAGATCCGGCTCTCGAACGTGCGACTCCCCGAGGACCGCCTGCTCGGCGAGCCCGGGGAGGGGTGGGACCAGACGAAGCAGACGCTCGACGGCGGTCGGATCTCGATCGCCGCGCTGTCGGTCGGGCTCGCTCAGGGCGCCTTCGAGGCCGCGCTCGAATACGCCAAGGAACGCGAGCAGTTCGGCCAGCCCATCGGCGAGTTCGACGCGGTGCGGGACATGCTCGTCGCGATGGACCGGAAGATCGAGCGGGCGCGCCTGCTGACTCACAAGGCCGCCGTGGCCTACGACAACGGGGAGGACGTGACGCGGCTGTCCGCGATGGCGAAACTCGACGCCTCGGAGGTCTCGCGGGAGGTCGCCGAGGACGCCGTGCAGGTGCTGGGCGGCTACGGCTACACGACCGACTTCGCGCCCCAGCGCTTCTTCCGCGACGCGAAGCTCATGGAGATCGGCGAGGGGACCAGCGAGATCCAGCGGCTCGTCCTCGGCCGGGAACTCGGGCTGTAGCGGCGAGCGGCGGTCGTCTCGGCGACTACCACTC
The window above is part of the Halosimplex rubrum genome. Proteins encoded here:
- a CDS encoding adenylosuccinate synthase; the encoded protein is MTVTIVGSQLGDEGKGGIVDVYGAEADVVVRYQGGDNAGHTVVHEGEEYKLSLVPSGAIRGKVNVLGNGCVVNPRTLFDELDALRERGLDPDVRVAERAHVILPYHRLLDGIEEEVKSEDDDEIGTTGRGIGPTYEDKAGRRGVRVGDLLDPEVLRDRLEYAVPQKRALVEDVYGLDVEDIEDPEALNLEALYDEFAGHGERLAEEDMTVNAGDFLADRRADGDNIMFEGAQGTVLDIDHGNYPFVTSSNPTAGGAAVGSGVAPSVVGDGEVVGIVKAYLSRVGSGPMPTELGGVPGDTPGYDGDPDDPETEREELATYIREAGGEYGTVTGRPRRVGWLDVPMLRHAARVNGFTGLAVNHVDTLAGLDEVKVGHTYRLDGEELDTMPPTTERWADCEAEFRTFDGWEECDWTAVADEGYGALPENAKTYLEYLEAELDADVYAVGVGPGREETVVREHPF
- a CDS encoding glutamate-cysteine ligase family protein, whose amino-acid sequence is MSAHDSPIRRSVEVEYWVIDEAGRLTTPGSLVEATPGAEREFVEPLLEIKTTPCETTAALRDELRERVTAVLDRADEVGKGLVPLATPVHAEEIAEIPSDRTRVQNRVVGSDFEYVRHCAGTHVHVEQQPGLAVDQHNAFVALDPALALVNSSPYFRGQRLAAGARSKLYRWMAYDDLPHQGRLWPYVDDREEYTRRLERRYEDFETAAIDAGVERRAVARHFDPESAVWTPVQFREAFSTVEWRSPDAALPSDVVRLADRLAALVGRLDEVDVRIEGDRGRVGHDEIVLPEFDAVIGYVNDAIRDGMASESVRAYLARMGFDVSAYDPVAHEIDGRATVSRDATRDIRLEHADRLAADVRRVGPLVGD
- a CDS encoding methytransferase partner Trm112, which encodes MKGDLLDIVCCPLDKHDLELDATEREDGEIVTGTLTCTECGEVYPIEDGIPNLLPPDMRDEAPA
- a CDS encoding DUF7524 family protein → MPGDTLPVHVNRDSLHAVEVPDAFETDGSFDIGVVNHGGSVHVHLHLDDDLSEIASVEASNHFVDSESQRTVHVSVRGAGEATGTLKIASAYGAETRYVTVRITEPDEEESTVEVDESLSQPQPREPDSGGDGAAGAALAASPQLVVLALGVVALGVAAAVALLVDEIVVVAGALAVLVGVVVAVYIALAGD
- a CDS encoding DR2241 family protein, which gives rise to MNAQVDPAQVSAVAEAAADGIEFDGFAAETEGEGYVLATDEGSKRVVHGDDIDDAAADYAAHVTNWYFWHAEAPQAAERWAFLRWLERADDERVPDRYDALAAGVTREWGQLRITATADDTGSRRYDLRHVDDADADPADLDDHDDPLDAREITKHDDRGRYRPLKTAPTLQTGWRFSGLGPADLVTAVEYVYPATVANWHREREGALDVSHWRDTVDRQSGIYGVVRTWDRGEGHEHVDWVAEACCDDSQCLKRREWQYDEETDLDVDGGDGEFPCREPCSVVISAARRWTKLEGEESRTYEFELTPSEKEQIEEIVGAVADGRSDDIREADVKDDANRYRARFLRAKRFDDEGNLSGVPTEPDDDAGSADAGGAEERSADEDEADEEASG
- a CDS encoding DUF7521 family protein, translating into MTAPLHFAATADGLVPGVTTAVIAVLGFAVGYVAYRGYRRNESLPMLFVAAGFLVAFWTPGVLFGGFAALDAVATFAPGLRSTVRTALALAADLATIVGLCCILYGLWVPRR
- a CDS encoding winged helix-turn-helix domain-containing protein translates to MDEDTDVDTVASLLGDDCARTILEATAAEALSAEDLAERCSVSGPTVYRRLETLREADLVAEQTRADAEGHHYKVYTATLDRAVVDLTDEGFEIRLTRRGRMADRFTEFVEDLR
- a CDS encoding CbiX/SirB N-terminal domain-containing protein, whose translation is MEALVIVAHGSHLNAGSSAPTFDHADTIRATAAFDEVREGFWKEEPSFREVLRTVESDEVYVVPLFVSEGYFTEEVIPRELRLDEWDPEAWDSDGTSATHATLRPTDVDKTVHYCGPVGTHEAMSDVIVRRAESVTGDPGVGDGFGLAVVGHGTERNENSAKAIEYHADRIREMDRFDEVKALFMDEDPEVDDVTDFFESEDVVVVPLFIADGYHTQEDIPEDMGLTDDYREGWSTPAEVDGHRIWYSGAVGTEPLMADVVLERAADAGADVADAVERVRNETGSAEPADD
- a CDS encoding DUF7523 family protein, with product MTLAADTREAVRRHPFLYDALRARVVNYTAVARFLDVEGETDAVVAALRRFAEDLPDYERPGDSPPVSMRSGLGEGDPADAVLAVGDLALVPDGGSLTAITAGGEADAAGLRQVLGRLETAEVSVEAAAAGGGSLVVVVGRRDGADAVRAVEDALAA
- a CDS encoding acyl-CoA dehydrogenase family protein is translated as MDFTLPEEHRMIRETVREFCDAEIEPIAQEIEDEHRFPAEVFDELAKLDVMGVPVSEEHGGLGGDQLMYALVTEELGRVSGSIGLSYAAHVSLASKPIELFGTAAQKERWLEPLATGERLGSWALTEPGSGSDASDMDTTAERDGDEWVIDGTKQFITNANVAGSVLVKAVTEPEAGYDGISTFIVDPEDDGFEVTTVWDKMGLNASPTCEIRLSNVRLPEDRLLGEPGEGWDQTKQTLDGGRISIAALSVGLAQGAFEAALEYAKEREQFGQPIGEFDAVRDMLVAMDRKIERARLLTHKAAVAYDNGEDVTRLSAMAKLDASEVSREVAEDAVQVLGGYGYTTDFAPQRFFRDAKLMEIGEGTSEIQRLVLGRELGL